A part of Pseudomonas sp. HR96 genomic DNA contains:
- a CDS encoding carboxy terminal-processing peptidase gives MKHFFPSTALALCIGLGSLAMSASTFAANSWDNLQPDRDEVVASLNIVELLKRHHYSKPPLNDARSAIIYDAYIKLLDPSHSYFLASDITEFDKWKTQFDDFLKAGDLNAGFVIYKRYLDRVKSQLDYALAMLDKGVDKMDFTGHETLLIDRKDAPWPKNEAELDDLWRKRVMDEVLRQKIAGKDNKQIQDTLTKRYKNQLARLDQTRSEDIFQAYMNNFAMSYDPHTNYLSPDNAENFDINMSLSLEGIGAVLQSDNDQVKIVRLVPAGPADKTKQLAPADKIIGVAQGDKEMVDVVGWRLDEVVKLIRGAKGSVVRLDVIPHTNAPNDQTSKIVSITREAVKLEEQAAKKSVLHLSENGKDYKLGVIEIPAFYLDFKAFRAGDPDYKSTTRDVKKLLTELQAEKVDGVVIDLRNNGGGSLQEATELTSLFIEKGPTVLVRNADGRVDVLEDENPGAFYKGPMALLVNRLSASASEIFAGAMQDYHRALIIGGQTFGKGTVQTIQPLNHGELKLTLAKFYRVSGQSTQHQGVLPDVAFPSIIDTKEIGESALPESMPWDTIKPSIKPPSDPFKPFIAQLKNEHDARVLKDSEFIYIRDRLALADTLLNEKTVSLNEADRRAQHADIEAKQLALENARRKAKGQEPLKEMKKEDEDALAEPDKTKPEDDAYLSETGRILLDYLKLDPAVAKQG, from the coding sequence ATGAAGCACTTCTTCCCCAGCACCGCACTCGCACTCTGCATTGGCCTCGGCTCCCTGGCGATGTCCGCCAGTACGTTCGCCGCCAACAGCTGGGACAATCTTCAGCCCGACCGTGACGAGGTAGTTGCCAGCCTGAACATCGTCGAGCTGCTCAAGCGTCACCACTACAGCAAACCGCCGCTCAACGACGCGCGCTCGGCGATCATCTACGACGCCTACATCAAACTCCTCGATCCCTCGCACAGCTACTTTCTGGCCAGCGACATCACCGAGTTCGACAAGTGGAAGACCCAGTTCGACGACTTCCTCAAGGCCGGAGACCTCAACGCCGGCTTCGTGATCTACAAACGCTACCTGGATCGTGTGAAGAGCCAGCTCGACTACGCCCTGGCGATGCTCGACAAGGGCGTCGACAAGATGGACTTCACCGGCCACGAGACCTTGCTGATCGACCGCAAGGACGCACCATGGCCGAAGAACGAAGCCGAGCTCGACGACCTCTGGCGCAAGCGCGTGATGGACGAAGTCCTGCGCCAGAAGATCGCCGGCAAGGATAACAAGCAGATCCAGGACACCCTGACCAAGCGCTACAAGAACCAGCTGGCGCGCCTGGACCAGACCCGCAGCGAGGACATCTTCCAGGCGTACATGAACAACTTCGCCATGTCCTACGACCCGCACACCAACTACCTGTCGCCGGACAACGCGGAAAACTTCGATATCAACATGAGCCTCTCGCTCGAAGGTATCGGTGCCGTCCTGCAAAGCGACAACGACCAGGTCAAGATCGTGCGCCTAGTGCCAGCCGGCCCTGCCGACAAGACCAAGCAACTGGCCCCAGCCGACAAGATCATCGGTGTGGCCCAGGGCGACAAGGAAATGGTCGACGTGGTCGGCTGGCGCCTCGACGAAGTGGTCAAGCTGATCCGCGGCGCCAAGGGCTCGGTGGTGCGCCTGGACGTAATCCCGCACACCAACGCGCCGAACGACCAGACCAGCAAGATCGTCTCCATCACCCGTGAAGCGGTCAAGCTCGAAGAGCAAGCGGCGAAGAAATCCGTGCTGCACCTGTCCGAGAACGGCAAGGACTACAAGCTCGGGGTCATCGAAATCCCGGCCTTCTACCTTGACTTCAAGGCCTTCCGCGCCGGCGATCCGGACTACAAGTCGACCACACGCGACGTCAAGAAGCTGCTGACCGAGCTGCAGGCCGAAAAGGTCGACGGCGTGGTCATCGACCTGCGCAACAACGGTGGTGGTTCGCTGCAGGAAGCCACCGAGCTGACCAGCCTGTTCATCGAGAAAGGCCCTACCGTGCTGGTGCGCAACGCCGACGGGCGGGTCGATGTGCTCGAGGACGAAAACCCCGGGGCCTTCTACAAGGGGCCGATGGCGCTGCTGGTCAACCGTCTCTCGGCCTCGGCTTCGGAGATCTTCGCCGGCGCCATGCAGGACTACCACCGCGCGCTGATCATCGGCGGTCAGACCTTCGGCAAAGGCACCGTACAGACCATCCAGCCGCTCAACCATGGCGAGCTCAAGCTGACCCTGGCCAAGTTCTACCGGGTTTCCGGGCAGAGCACCCAGCATCAGGGCGTGCTGCCGGACGTCGCCTTTCCGTCGATCATCGACACCAAGGAAATCGGCGAAAGCGCGCTGCCTGAATCGATGCCGTGGGACACCATCAAGCCGTCGATCAAGCCGCCGTCCGACCCGTTCAAGCCGTTCATTGCCCAGCTCAAGAACGAACATGACGCGCGTGTGCTCAAGGACTCGGAGTTCATCTACATCCGTGACCGCCTGGCCCTGGCCGATACGCTGCTCAACGAGAAGACCGTGAGCCTCAACGAAGCCGATCGTCGCGCCCAGCATGCCGACATCGAGGCCAAGCAACTGGCGCTGGAAAACGCCCGACGCAAAGCCAAGGGTCAGGAACCGCTCAAGGAAATGAAAAAGGAAGATGAAGATGCGCTCGCCGAGCCGGACAAGACCAAGCCGGAAGACGACGCTTACCTCAGTGAAACCGGGCGTATCCTGCTCGACTATCTGAAACTTGATCCAGCGGTGGCCAAACAGGGCTGA